In Xenopus laevis strain J_2021 chromosome 2S, Xenopus_laevis_v10.1, whole genome shotgun sequence, a genomic segment contains:
- the dtx3.S gene encoding probable E3 ubiquitin-protein ligase DTX3 isoform X2: MGSPVSFVLSRMAACGGNIKNKVTVNKTVWDFLNKETPSKLTRLWEENRVRILIDGETSEIYVLRLSPESHVPANALYLARKALKSLLKETEKELKKSYKQHQLTGCMAYGDKNNEHATELHIRGTYSRGTQSSGGKGLPGCAGGGASSSHSSSRDHRREDPEDDRENQCPICLGEIQNIKTLEKCQHSFCEDCITRALQVKKACPMCGRFYGQLVGNQPENGRMLVSKDSGLLLPGYEKYGTIIIQYVFPPGIQGSEHPNPGVRYPGTTRVAYLPDCPEGNKVLTLFKKAFDQRLTFTIGTSMTTGRPNVITWNDIHHKTNCTGGPQLFGYPDPTYLLRVQEELRAKGITAD, from the exons TTTCCTTTGTCTTGTCCAGAATGGCAGCCTGTGGAGGAAACATAAAGAATAAAGTCACAGTTAATAAGACCGTATGGGACTTTCTTAACAAAGAGACCCCTTCCAAACTTACAAGACTGTGGGAAGAAAACAGAGTGAGGATACTGATTGATGGTGAAACATCTGAAATTTATGTTCTGCGACTTTCCCCTGAAAGTCATGTGCCTGCAAATGCTCTTTATCTAGCTAGAAaggcactgaaatcccttttaaaggagaccGAGAAAGAGTTGAAGAAATCATATAAACAGCATCAGTTGACTGGATGTATGGCTTATGGTGATAAGAATAACGAGCATGCAACAGAGCTGCACATCCGAGGAACATATTCCAGGGGGACACAGAGCTCTGGTGGCAAAGGACTTCCTGGGTGTGCAGGAGGGGGGGCTAGCAGCAGTCATAGCAGCTCTCGAGATCATAGAAGGGAAGACCCTGAGGATGATCGAGAGAACCAATGTCCTATTTGTCTGGGTGAGATTCAGAACATAAAGACACTAGAGAAGTGCCAACACTCGTTCTGCGAGGATTGTATTACCCGGGCACTGCAGGTGAAGAAAGCATGTCCAATGTGTGGCCGATTCTATGGGCAGTTGGTGGGCAACCAACCAGAAAATGGTAGAATGTTGGTATCCAAGGACTCCGGCCTGCTGTTGCCTGGTTATGAGAAATATGGGaccattattatacagtatgtcttcCCACCAGGCATTCAAGGG TCAGAGCACCCCAACCCTGGAGTAAGGTATCCGGGGACAACACGTGTGGCTTACTTGCCTGATTGCCCTGAGGGAAACAAAGTTCTCACGCTATTCAAGAAAGCCTTTGACCAACGTCTGACCTTTACCATTGGGACTTCAATGACTACAGGACGGCCCAATGTCATTACGTGGAATGATATTCACCACAAAACTAACTGCACAGGAGGACCACAGCT ATTTGGATACCCAGATCCAACTTACCTGCTGAGAGTCCAGGAGGAGCTCAGAGCCAAAGGTATCACAGCTGACTGA
- the dtx3.S gene encoding probable E3 ubiquitin-protein ligase DTX3 isoform X1: protein MGSRNIISSDIFISFVLSRMAACGGNIKNKVTVNKTVWDFLNKETPSKLTRLWEENRVRILIDGETSEIYVLRLSPESHVPANALYLARKALKSLLKETEKELKKSYKQHQLTGCMAYGDKNNEHATELHIRGTYSRGTQSSGGKGLPGCAGGGASSSHSSSRDHRREDPEDDRENQCPICLGEIQNIKTLEKCQHSFCEDCITRALQVKKACPMCGRFYGQLVGNQPENGRMLVSKDSGLLLPGYEKYGTIIIQYVFPPGIQGSEHPNPGVRYPGTTRVAYLPDCPEGNKVLTLFKKAFDQRLTFTIGTSMTTGRPNVITWNDIHHKTNCTGGPQLFGYPDPTYLLRVQEELRAKGITAD, encoded by the exons TTTCCTTTGTCTTGTCCAGAATGGCAGCCTGTGGAGGAAACATAAAGAATAAAGTCACAGTTAATAAGACCGTATGGGACTTTCTTAACAAAGAGACCCCTTCCAAACTTACAAGACTGTGGGAAGAAAACAGAGTGAGGATACTGATTGATGGTGAAACATCTGAAATTTATGTTCTGCGACTTTCCCCTGAAAGTCATGTGCCTGCAAATGCTCTTTATCTAGCTAGAAaggcactgaaatcccttttaaaggagaccGAGAAAGAGTTGAAGAAATCATATAAACAGCATCAGTTGACTGGATGTATGGCTTATGGTGATAAGAATAACGAGCATGCAACAGAGCTGCACATCCGAGGAACATATTCCAGGGGGACACAGAGCTCTGGTGGCAAAGGACTTCCTGGGTGTGCAGGAGGGGGGGCTAGCAGCAGTCATAGCAGCTCTCGAGATCATAGAAGGGAAGACCCTGAGGATGATCGAGAGAACCAATGTCCTATTTGTCTGGGTGAGATTCAGAACATAAAGACACTAGAGAAGTGCCAACACTCGTTCTGCGAGGATTGTATTACCCGGGCACTGCAGGTGAAGAAAGCATGTCCAATGTGTGGCCGATTCTATGGGCAGTTGGTGGGCAACCAACCAGAAAATGGTAGAATGTTGGTATCCAAGGACTCCGGCCTGCTGTTGCCTGGTTATGAGAAATATGGGaccattattatacagtatgtcttcCCACCAGGCATTCAAGGG TCAGAGCACCCCAACCCTGGAGTAAGGTATCCGGGGACAACACGTGTGGCTTACTTGCCTGATTGCCCTGAGGGAAACAAAGTTCTCACGCTATTCAAGAAAGCCTTTGACCAACGTCTGACCTTTACCATTGGGACTTCAATGACTACAGGACGGCCCAATGTCATTACGTGGAATGATATTCACCACAAAACTAACTGCACAGGAGGACCACAGCT ATTTGGATACCCAGATCCAACTTACCTGCTGAGAGTCCAGGAGGAGCTCAGAGCCAAAGGTATCACAGCTGACTGA